The nucleotide window TGGGGAAAGTAAGCCGGTGTACGGGTTCTGATGCAAGTAAGTCACGGATTGTAGACGCACGAAATCGCCTCCAATAAGGGGTTGACGCGACGCAAGTTGAAGCAAGGAAGAAGCAAGCAAGCACGAGGAGAGGAAGAGCTGCTACTCCGTTCCTGATCGCCGACGGGCAGTAGACGCCATGCCCCTGCTTGCTTATAACTGCAGTGGTGAAGGAGACGTGATGATCAACCTCTCTCGCTTGTTGCCCCGAGTAGCGGCAGCACTGCCCCTGCTGCTACTCGGGGGCCTGCTCTTTTCCTCCTGGCTGCCCGGAGGGACCGGCAGAGCCTTGGCCTGGAGGCCCTCCTCCGACCAGCAGGTCGCAGGCCACGGGTCGCACCCTGCCGCCTACGCTGCCCCGGCGAGCGGTACCGCCGTGCTGACCTTCAAGTACAATAACCGGCACAGCGGCCATAATCCCGCAGAGATGTTGCTGACGACGAGCAATGTCAATGCCAGCACGTTCGGGAAGCGTCTGACGCTGGCCGTCGACGGCCAGGTCTATGCCCAGCCGCTCTATGTGCCCAGCCTGCCGATTCAGGGTCGGGCGCGCAATGTGGTCTTTGTAGCGACCGAGCACGATAGTGTCTACGCCTTCGATGCCGACGCCACCAGCCCCGAGCGGGCTTTGCTTTGGCGGACCAGTTTCGTGGGGCGCGGCGCCCAGGTTCCGACCAACCACGATGTGGCCTGTAACGATCTGGTGCCTGAGATCGGGATTACCGGTACGCCGGTCATCGATGGCTCCACTCGAACGCTCTATGTGGTGGCCTTCACTAAAGAAGGTGGTCGCCTGATCTATCGCCTCCACGCCCTGGATATCACGACTGGTCAGGAGCGCAAGGGCAGCCCGGTGACGATCCAGGCCAGTGTGCGGGGCACCGGCGCCGGTAGCCGCCGCGGCCTGCTCGCTTTCGATCCGCGCTTCCAGCGCCAGCGTGCGGCCCTGGTACTGGCCAATGGTCGAATCTACATCGCCTGGGGCTCGTTCTGCGATAATATGCCGTACCACGGCTGGATCATGAGCTACCAGTACAACGGCAGCGCCTTCCGCCAGATGGCCGTCTTTAACGATACGCCCGATGGCGCGCGGGCCGGAATCTGGGGCTCCGGTGGCGCTCTGACCGCTGATGAGCATGGCTTTCTCTATTTTACGAGTGGCAATGGCTCCTTTAATCTCCAGCTCGGCGGTCGCAATGCCGGCGATTCTGTGGGGAAGCTTTCGCCCGATCTGCGTCTGGTCGACTATTTTACGCCCTTCAATGAGCGGTGCCTGGATGATGCCGATGCCGATCTTGGCTCCGCTGCTCCCTTGCTGCTGCCGACGGTCGGGGAGCTGATCGCTTCGGGCAAAGAGGGGCGGATCTACGTGCTGGCACGCAATCATCTGGGCCGCTACCATACTATTCCCGATGCCTGCAATCACCAGGGGCGCAACGATGTGGATCAGATTGTGCAGGAGTTTCCACCGACGACGATTGGCGGCCTCTTCAGCACACCCGCCTACTGGAATGGTCCCGAGGGCGAGTATGTCTACTTTGCCAGCGTGAACCGTCCGGTGGTGGCCTATCGTCTGATCAATGGCCGCCTCTCGTCTCAGCCGGTCTCGGCCACACCCGAGGAGCTGCCCTTCCCGGGTGCCAATGTGGTGGTGACTTCTAGCGGCAATCAGGCTGGGACAGGTATTCTCTGGCTGGTTGATCCGCGCGGAGTGCTGCGGGCCTACGACGCCAGCAATCTGGCGCGTGAGCTGTACAGCAGCGATCAGAGTCCCGAGCGTGATGCTTTGCCGGGGTATGTGAAATTCAGCGTGCCGACCGTGGCCGACGGACGGGTCTTTGTGCCGAGCGGCAAGGCCCTGGTGATCTATGGTCTGTTGGCCCGAGGGCGCCCTTTGCCGTCCCCGTCTCAGACGCAGGGAGCTCCTCAGCAGCAGGTGGAGTCGCATCCGGTCCAGCCGCTGCGCCTGCCTCATCCTGGACCTCAGACGCTGCCGGGTCCGCAGCATCGGCCTGGCCCTCAGTCGGAGCCGGGGCCGGCCCGACCTCCAGCCAGCGATCTGAGAGCAGGCCCGTCTTCCCTGAGCACGCTGCCAGCCAGTGGCTCGGGCGCTGCCGCAGCGGTACCTGTACCAACAGCGGCTTCCCGTCCATCGCCGGCTCCTGGGATGGGCCAGCCTGGGCAGGCGCCCGGCCAGGCTGCGCGCAGCACTTCGTCAGCTTCCAGCCCCGCGCAACCCGGCCCGCGTACGACGCCCGCTTACAACAATGTGGGGGTCAGTAACGACGATCGTCCGGCGCAGGCCAACTTTGATCAGGGAGGCAATAGCTACTCGGCGCAGGCTCTCCAGCGGGCCGGCGTCAATCCCGGCGACCATGTCTTTGCCGGCGGCTTCGTCTTCGTCTGGCCCAATGTGCTTTCGGGCGAGCCGGATAACTATGTAGCGGCGGGTCAGACGCTGCCAGTGGAGCATCAGCCACGTGCGAAGTTGCTCGGTCTGCTCGGGGCCGCCGATCATGGCGTGGCCCGCGGCCAGCTCTTGATCACCTTTACCGATGGGACAACCCAGGCGGTGCCTATCGCCTTCAGCGATTGGACGCTGGACGGTGGCGGCTCACGCCCCCTGCCGGGCAGTCCCCAGGCCGTGAGCATGCCCTACTTTAATAGTCCCAACGGCCCAGTTCAGATGAAGTGCTATCTGTTCTATGTGAGTATCGCCCTGCCGCAGGGAAAGACTGTGAAAAGTGTGACCTTGCCGGCAGCGGTGAGCGGTGGCAGGATGCATGTCTTCGCCGTCGCTCTGCAGTAGCGCCCGTCGCTATCAGTTCGTTTAGCAGATCCACCTCATAGCGAGCGTCGTTCACCCCGGCTGGAAGGGTAGCGGGGAGGAGCCAGCAAGGAGGCTGCTCACCTCGTTACCCTTCCTGGCGTTTTGCTCCCTCTGCTCCCTCTCTTCCCTTTGTCCTTTCTTCCTCTGAAAGCGCCCACTCCAGTGGGTCACCGGCTGCAGGCTCGCTCTGGACCGCAAAAGGATAACGGCCCAGAAGCTGCACCAGGTAGCGCCCGACAATGTCGCTCTCCAGGTTGAGGAGGCTGCCCGGACGCAGCCGGCCCAGGTTGGTGTGAGCCTGGGTGTAGGGGATGAGGGCCACAGTGAAGCGGTCATCCTGGCAGGCTACGACGGTGAGACTGACCCCGTTGAGGGCGACAAAGCCTTTGGGGATAATATAGGGCCGCAGCGCAGCAGGCAGGGTGATGCCGCAGAGGAGCGAGTTGCCTTCTGGCCGCACACTCAGGAGAGTGACCACAGCTTCGATATGCCCCTGGATGATGTGCCCTCCGAAGCGGCCTCCCACTGGCAGCGAGCGCTCTAGATTGACAGCGCGTTCGTCCTGATCACGCCCTTCTCCCAAGAGAAGGGCGGCAAAGCGCGTGCGGCGCAGGGTCTCGGGCATGAGTTCAACGCGCAGCCAGTCCTCGCCCCGTGCGACGACGGTGAGACAGGCACCGTCAACGGCGATGCTGTCACCGAGTTTGACGTCGGACCAGGTGGCTGGGATGGCGATCTCCAGGGTGGTGGCGCCGGTCGCCAGCACAGTGCCAACTTCTTCGACGATCCCGGTAAACATCTGGACTTAGCTGCTCCTTTCACTGGTGCTCACGATGTCTGACCATTGGTGCCCCCTGGTGCGATGCTCGCCAGCGCGGCGGAGGCGGCGCAGGGTAGTGACTAATTCGATGGCGGCCAGGGCGCACTCGGCGGCTCGTGGAATGCGCTCCTGGGCCTGGAGCCGATTGGCGGCACAGATGACGCCGAAGATCACTGGCAGGCCGCTGTCGAGGGCGACGCGCTGGATACCCTGGGCAGCGGCGTCGCCGACAAGAACATCGTGGCGCGTCTCGCCTTTCATGACGCAGCCCAGACAGATGATGGCGTCGTAGCGCTGGCTGGCGGC belongs to Thermogemmatispora onikobensis and includes:
- the ribH gene encoding 6,7-dimethyl-8-ribityllumazine synthase; the protein is ARSSLIAHGVAEEDIDIWQAPGSFELPLLAQALAASQRYDAIICLGCVMKGETRHDVLVGDAAAQGIQRVALDSGLPVIFGVICAANRLQAQERIPRAAECALAAIELVTTLRRLRRAGEHRTRGHQWSDIVSTSERSS
- a CDS encoding riboflavin synthase, encoding MFTGIVEEVGTVLATGATTLEIAIPATWSDVKLGDSIAVDGACLTVVARGEDWLRVELMPETLRRTRFAALLLGEGRDQDERAVNLERSLPVGGRFGGHIIQGHIEAVVTLLSVRPEGNSLLCGITLPAALRPYIIPKGFVALNGVSLTVVACQDDRFTVALIPYTQAHTNLGRLRPGSLLNLESDIVGRYLVQLLGRYPFAVQSEPAAGDPLEWALSEEERTKGREGAEGAKRQEG